The Manduca sexta isolate Smith_Timp_Sample1 chromosome 17, JHU_Msex_v1.0, whole genome shotgun sequence genome includes a window with the following:
- the LOC115450669 gene encoding GTP-binding protein 10 homolog encodes MVLILRTLFAKEFKKPRNYLRSKFIDSVRLHVKGGTGGTGLPKFGGLGGQGGCIYCVGKEDANLKNIMTKHRGKTITAGHGEDSRKTKIVGNPGTDVKLEVPLGVTVYREDGKVLGSIDNEDDTVIIARGGPGGTPQNNFLGHFGQTHHIRLDLKLIADIGLVGFPNAGKSSLLKAISRAKPRIADYPFTTIKPNKGVMIYSDKRQISIADLPGLIEGAHVNVGLGHMFLKHVERTKLLLFIADVKGFQLNPKYPKRSCLETVLLLNQELELYNPELLEKPAVLAVNKMDLEGAEQTFNEIKEAYRNIEHILHKIPEEIRPEKCISFEDIIGISALNDKESIEKLKLLLRKRLDDFADENNPDIVDSSKLFRKHTAMVREQGPQLT; translated from the coding sequence ATGGTTTTAATATTGCGAACGCTATTTGCGAAAGAATTCAAAAAACCTCGGAACTATCTCCGAAGTAAATTTATTGATTCTGTGAGATTGCATGTTAAAGGCGGTACTGGTGGGACGGGACTTCCAAAGTTTGGAGGACTAGGCGGGCAAGGAGGCTGTATTTACTGCGTGGGAAAAGAAGATGCTAatctcaaaaatattatgaccaaaCACAGAGGGAAGACAATCACTGCCGGACACGGTGAAGACagcagaaaaacaaaaatagttggTAATCCAGGTACCGACGTAAAACTAGAGGTTCCATTGGGTGTTACTGTGTATAGAGAGGATGGTAAAGTTTTGGGCTCGATTGATAATGAGGACGACACTGTCATAATAGCGAGAGGCGGCCCTGGCGGCACTCCGCAGAACAATTTCCTCGGTCACTTCGGTCAAACACATCACATAcgattagatttaaaattaatcgcAGACATTGGTTTAGTGGGATTTCCAAATGCCGGAAAAAGTTCATTACTAAAAGCAATATCAAGAGCAAAGCCTCGCATAGCCGACTACCCTTTTACAACCATCAAACCCAACAAAGGTGTGATGATATATTCAGATAAGAGACAGATATCAATTGCAGACTTACCAGGGTTAATAGAAGGAGCCCACGTCAATGTAGGGCTCGGCCATATGTTTCTTAAGCATGTAgaaagaacaaaattattacttttcatAGCTGATGTAAAAGGTTTTCAGTTGAACCCCAAATATCCAAAAAGATCCTGTTTAGAGACAGTACTTTTACTGAACCAGGAATTAGAACTTTATAATCCAGAATTATTAGAAAAACCAGCAGTCTTAGCTGTTAATAAAATGGATTTGGAAGGAGCAGAACAgacatttaatgaaattaaagaaGCATACAGAAATATAGAACATATTCTACACAAAATTCCAGAAGAAATAAGACCTGAAAAATGCATATCTTTTGAGGATATTATAGGAATATCTGCTTTAAATGATAAAGAGAGTATAGAGAAACTAAAGCTGCTATTGAGAAAGAGACTAGATGACTTTGCAGATGAGAATAACCCTGATATTGTAGACTCAAGCAAATTATTCCGCAAACACACTGCTATGGTCAGAGAACAAGGACCACAActcacttaa